The nucleotide window TCACCTATACCGATAGTCATGGTCGGATCTCAAAGATCATCCGACCGGCCGTCTTCCGATGCAGCGCTCAATTTAATACACGCCGTGAAAACAGCAGCGGAATCAGACATAGCTGAAGTAATGGTGTGCATGTTCGGTCCGACTTCCGATAAATTCGGTCTTCTGCACAGCGGAACAAGGGTCAGGAAGATGCATTCCTCGTACAGGTCAACTTTCCGCACTGTAGGCGATATACCGATAGCTATGGTCGACAGGGAAAAAATCACACCTATCAGAAAGAAATACAAAAAGAGGAGAACTGACAGAAACGTCGGAATTTTTCCTTATTTTGAAGAAAAAGTCGCTATGATCTACTACTACCCCAACATGGCTCCCGATATGATAGATTCGCTGGTCGAAAACGGCTACAGAGGAATAATAATTATTGGAACCGGCCTTGGACACGTAAACAAACCTCTATATCCCGCTATAGAGAGGGCGGCCAAAAAGAATGTCCTGATGTTCATGACTGTCCAGACCTTATGGGGTTATACCCACATGTTCGTCTACGACACAGGCAGGGATCTTATGAGCCTTGGGGTTATACCGGCTGAGAACATGCTCCCCGAAGTTGCTTACATAAAATTAGGCTGGGCTCTCGGGCAATCAGATGACCCTGATGAAGTCAAGAAAATCATGCTCTCTCCTGTTTGCGATGAAATCACCGAAAGAGAACCTTATAACGGATACCTCATATTCCAGGGAGGAATACCCGAGGTGGAAGATTTTCTGGGCAAGATTCATAAATAGCCTAAATGTCAAATTACCCCTATTACACAGACGTCGATCAGATCTATCATTGTGATTGGACTGCCCAAAAGTATCTGCGTTTTAGTCTTATGAAAGAGGTTTTGGGCGAACTCTTTCCCCAAAACCACCGTTCAAAATTCATTCAAATAGCAGGAACAAGCGGTAAAGGATCGGTGTGCCGTTTTCTCGAAGCGGCTTTTTCTGTTGAATACAAAACAGGCGCATTCGTCAATCCTCATCTTTTCGACTTCAGAGAAAGATTTTCTGTAAACGGAAAAATCGTCGATCAGAACGAAATTTTGGATATTTGGGAGAATACACTTTTGCCACTGAGCGTTAAAATGCTTTCAAAAAAACGCTTGGCATTGTCCTACAGCGAGGTCTGCGTCCTTTTTGCGCTTTTGATTTTTCAAAAACATGAAGTCGACTGGGCATTTATGGAGACAGGTTGCGGCGGCAGATACGAAAGGCTGACCGCATTGAAAGCCGAAGCGGCCGTGATCACATCCGTTGGATACGACCATCCGCTGAGCCTCGGAGAAGAAAAATGGCAGAGAGCATGCGACAAAGCCGGAATAATCAGAACTGGAAAACCTCTTTTCACCGCTGAGCCAGACGACGAAATCGTCCGAATCTTTGCACAATTCTGCGAAAAACAAAATGCGGATTTGATTAGGTTGAAAGAAAAAAGTGTCGAAGAAGTCCGGAATTTCCATTTAGGTGAAGGTAAAAACTTCCTGATTTTCAACCAGGAACATCAAATCAAAAACGCCGCTCTCGCCCTTGAGATCTTCAGATTTTTCAAAGGCAAGGGAGACATACGCAAAGCCCTGAAAAAAATGGGAGAAGTCGTTTTTTTGGGGAGGTTTGAAGAAATTGCCCCGGGCGTTTTCATCGACATCGCTCACAATGAAGATAAAATTCATGCGCTGTTTGAACATCTCCAAAAGAATTTTTTTGAAAAAAAAATCATTTTAGTCGTAGCTCTCTCGAATCTCAGGTCTCCAGATAAGATTTTCAAAAACATCTCTTCCATAGCCGAAAGAATAATCGTGACCCGCGCTTCATACAGTTCGGTCGAACCCGAGGATATCGCCAAATCCCTTCAACTATCGTCCGCGGTTCCTGTCGAAATAATCGAAAATCCCAGAGAGGCTTACGAAAAGGCCGTCTCTTTGAAAACCGACAATTCCATAGTCGTGCTGACCGGCTCAAACTATATGATAGACCAAGCTATCAACCCAGACAGACACCTGTCCCATCTCAATCTCACATACGGGTGGAGATACAAGCATTAGTGGAATTCAGTAATAAACATCCATACGGTTTTTGCCCTTGTACTTGGCTCTGTAAAGAGCTTTGTCTGATTGTCTGAGCAAATCGGAAAAATTTTCGCAACCCTTTTGAACTTCTGCAATGCCGATGCTGTTCGTTATTTTTATGCTCCTCCCGTCCACTTCAATTTCCTTGTCCTGAAACTCTTTGAGTATTTTTTTGCTCAACTCGACCGCTCCCTGGAGGTCGGTTCTCGGCAATAGGATCATGAACTCATCTCCTCCGTATCTGGCTAAAACATCGAAATTCCGGATTATTGATTTTAAAATTCTCGCGGTTTTTTTTATAATTTGGTCTCCTACCAAGTGTCCGTAAACATCGTTGACTTTTTTAAAATCATCTATGTCAATCAACAAAAGAGAAAGAGGCTCCGAAAACCTCGTCGCTTTGAAGTATTCTTTGTCGGCTATTGTGAAAAATAACCTTCTGTTGAAAAGATCCGTCAACTCGTCAGTCATTGAAAGGTAGTGAAGCTGGCTGAATATTTTAGAATTCTCGATCGAGATTGCCGCCTGATTCGTGATTTGCGTCAGAATTTCAACTTGTCTCTCGTCGTAATGAGATTCTTCCTCATGGTGCAGGGTCAGTAAACCGAGAACGTTTTCTCTTCTCACAATAGGCATGCAAATGGCTGATTTGAAATTCGAATTGTCGTCGTCAATTTTTATCCACCTCTTGTCTTTATCAGTGTTTTTTATCAAGGCGGCTGTTTTGTTCTGATAAACCCAACCCGCCAATCCATTTTGCATTATCTTTTCAACAACAGCGGTTTGCTTTTTTTTGGATCCGTATTCTCGTGAAAGGATTTTCTTTATGACGTTACCCCCGGAATCGGTCAAAAAAATGGTTCCGGACACAGAATCGGTGATTTTGACGGTGAGTTGCAAGATTTGCTCAATTACGACGTCTATGTCGAGGGAAGAATTAAAAATTCCCGACGTCTCGTAGAGAAACCTCAGTTGAAGCGCGTTTTCTCGAAGTTTTTTAAACGAATCGGTTTTTGAAACAGCCTGTAAAAGCCGGGGTATCAATTCTTCAGAGACTTTTTTCTTTTCGACATAGTCGTCAGCTCCGGCCTTGAAAGCTTCTTCGATTTTCAGGTTTCTGGGGTTGGCAATGACTACCAGAGCCGGATCTGCGTGATTTTCAGAATTTTTAATAGAATCAATTATCTTTGAAATCTCCATTTCGGAAGAATATATTACAATGAAAGCAGAAAAATCTTCGGGTTTAATTTCAGTTCCTTCTTTTAAAAAATTTTCTGTTTCAAAAAATTCTACCCCTTCCCCGTTCAATATACCGACGACCTTTTCGTGTACGGGGTCTTTTACTCCGCACAAAACTATCTTC belongs to candidate division WOR-3 bacterium and includes:
- the gatD gene encoding Glu-tRNA(Gln) amidotransferase subunit GatD, with amino-acid sequence MLEIYKGYRGISLDVLKKFNAPVWTDVIIKTKRGEFRGIILPRSVNDDDRHIVLKIPNGYNIGISADIITEIENVGYKEAHYKIPEKEFFFSANKPQIKLFGTGGTIASRLDYRTGAVIPAFSPGELYGAVPELADICNLSTEKLFAVFSENMGPQQYKTLAVAIGEEIKKGTKGIVIGHGTDTMHHTAAALSFMIQNSPIPIVMVGSQRSSDRPSSDAALNLIHAVKTAAESDIAEVMVCMFGPTSDKFGLLHSGTRVRKMHSSYRSTFRTVGDIPIAMVDREKITPIRKKYKKRRTDRNVGIFPYFEEKVAMIYYYPNMAPDMIDSLVENGYRGIIIIGTGLGHVNKPLYPAIERAAKKNVLMFMTVQTLWGYTHMFVYDTGRDLMSLGVIPAENMLPEVAYIKLGWALGQSDDPDEVKKIMLSPVCDEITEREPYNGYLIFQGGIPEVEDFLGKIHK
- a CDS encoding diguanylate cyclase, which produces MKIVLCGVKDPVHEKVVGILNGEGVEFFETENFLKEGTEIKPEDFSAFIVIYSSEMEISKIIDSIKNSENHADPALVVIANPRNLKIEEAFKAGADDYVEKKKVSEELIPRLLQAVSKTDSFKKLRENALQLRFLYETSGIFNSSLDIDVVIEQILQLTVKITDSVSGTIFLTDSGGNVIKKILSREYGSKKKQTAVVEKIMQNGLAGWVYQNKTAALIKNTDKDKRWIKIDDDNSNFKSAICMPIVRRENVLGLLTLHHEEESHYDERQVEILTQITNQAAISIENSKIFSQLHYLSMTDELTDLFNRRLFFTIADKEYFKATRFSEPLSLLLIDIDDFKKVNDVYGHLVGDQIIKKTARILKSIIRNFDVLARYGGDEFMILLPRTDLQGAVELSKKILKEFQDKEIEVDGRSIKITNSIGIAEVQKGCENFSDLLRQSDKALYRAKYKGKNRMDVYY